One segment of Synechococcus sp. A15-24 DNA contains the following:
- the hrpB gene encoding ATP-dependent helicase HrpB, with product MTLKPRQDAYPIDALMPELCNRFQPGRTLLLQAPPGAGKTTRVPLALIGALGDEIRRDGRIWMIEPRRLAARAAAARLAASLEEEVGQRIGFAVRGEQRRSARTQVEVITDGLFLRRLQADPSLDGVSCVLFDEFHERRRDADLAFALLREAAPLLRPDLSLMLMSATLDITDLRSRLPEATVLTSEGRAHPVDTLHQPPRADEPLPQQVLRAVETHGLDLPKGSGVLVFLPGLAEIERCRERLEHANALRHWQICPLHGQLPLERQSDALKRCPANRDGKLVLASGIAESSVTINGVRLVIDSGLSRQLRFDPNTGMEGLETVPASLASADQRRGRAGRQGPGCCVRLWSPAEQKRRPSFSPPELLLADPQPVVMELAGWGAGLGDALPWLDPPPQAALREGQGELKSLGILDRDGRFTAIGQQLTQLGVHPRLGLLMVEAQRHGRSRLGCDLAALLSDRDPLSGAEVGCDLEARLEAMREQKRCKPLRELSRQLKRQLARLEIDPDAESTGIDSAQLILTAFPSWLALQRPGQTGRYRLRQGRGAILRPADPLAGSEALAVARLDMGQRDTRIQLAVPLSRQRVEKLALEQGEWLDQVTWDDKSERIRAERQLKLGALVLRQEAQPAPPAEQCRDLLLSRFRESGRLELLPWSDSCEQLRRRLALAHRHRGAPWPSRDRIALIEHPEQWLGPCLEGCLSWQDLDELSLQEALWGELSWEQRQQLNRLLPLRLSIPSGREATLRYEDEEVVLAVKLQEMFGCQEGPTVLDNQLAVTIELLSPAGRPLQRTRDLRGFWQGSYSDVRREMRGRYPKHPWPDNPLEATATAFTKRRSATRK from the coding sequence TTGACACTCAAACCCAGGCAGGACGCTTATCCGATCGATGCGCTCATGCCTGAGCTGTGCAACCGATTCCAGCCAGGCCGCACGTTGTTGCTCCAAGCCCCGCCTGGCGCAGGAAAAACCACCCGGGTTCCCCTTGCCCTGATCGGTGCCCTGGGGGATGAGATCCGCAGGGACGGGCGGATCTGGATGATTGAACCCCGCCGGCTGGCGGCTCGGGCCGCTGCAGCCCGCCTGGCCGCCAGCCTCGAGGAAGAGGTTGGACAACGGATTGGCTTCGCCGTGCGTGGTGAGCAGCGGCGATCCGCCCGAACCCAGGTGGAGGTCATCACCGACGGCCTCTTTCTGCGACGGCTGCAGGCGGATCCCTCCCTGGACGGGGTGAGCTGTGTGCTGTTTGACGAATTTCACGAACGGCGCCGCGATGCCGACCTCGCCTTCGCCCTGCTGCGGGAAGCAGCCCCTCTGCTGCGGCCGGACCTGAGCCTGATGCTGATGTCAGCCACCTTGGACATCACCGACCTGCGATCAAGGCTGCCCGAGGCCACGGTGCTGACCAGCGAAGGACGAGCCCACCCTGTCGACACCCTGCACCAACCGCCGCGAGCGGACGAACCGCTGCCACAGCAAGTGCTCCGTGCCGTGGAGACCCATGGCCTTGATCTCCCGAAAGGCAGTGGAGTGTTGGTGTTTCTGCCTGGACTGGCAGAGATCGAGCGTTGCCGAGAACGGCTGGAGCACGCCAATGCCCTCAGGCACTGGCAGATCTGCCCCCTCCATGGCCAGCTGCCCCTGGAGCGCCAGAGCGATGCGCTGAAACGCTGCCCTGCCAACCGCGACGGCAAGCTGGTGCTGGCCAGTGGAATTGCCGAAAGCTCGGTCACCATTAACGGCGTGCGCTTGGTGATCGACAGCGGCCTGAGCCGGCAGCTGCGCTTCGATCCAAACACCGGCATGGAGGGCCTCGAGACCGTTCCCGCCAGCCTTGCGAGTGCGGATCAACGACGCGGCAGGGCGGGACGCCAGGGACCTGGTTGCTGCGTCCGGTTGTGGTCTCCAGCCGAGCAAAAACGACGCCCCAGCTTCAGCCCACCGGAACTGCTGCTGGCGGACCCCCAACCGGTGGTGATGGAGCTGGCGGGATGGGGCGCAGGGCTGGGTGATGCACTCCCCTGGCTGGATCCACCACCCCAAGCGGCCCTGCGAGAGGGGCAAGGGGAGCTGAAAAGCCTCGGCATCCTTGACAGGGACGGCCGCTTCACCGCCATCGGCCAGCAGCTGACGCAGCTGGGGGTCCACCCACGCCTTGGTCTGTTGATGGTGGAAGCTCAGCGCCATGGCCGCAGCCGGCTTGGCTGCGATCTGGCCGCCCTCCTGAGTGACCGGGATCCCCTGTCTGGAGCGGAGGTGGGCTGCGACCTTGAAGCCCGCCTCGAGGCCATGCGCGAGCAGAAGCGTTGCAAGCCCCTGCGGGAGCTGAGCCGTCAACTGAAGCGACAACTGGCACGCCTGGAGATCGATCCCGATGCCGAGAGCACGGGCATCGACAGCGCCCAATTGATCCTCACCGCCTTCCCCAGCTGGCTCGCTTTGCAACGGCCCGGACAAACGGGGCGCTACCGACTGCGCCAGGGTCGTGGGGCCATCCTTCGCCCAGCAGACCCCCTGGCCGGCTCTGAGGCCCTGGCGGTGGCCAGGCTGGACATGGGCCAACGGGACACGAGGATCCAGCTGGCGGTGCCCCTCAGCCGTCAACGGGTGGAGAAGCTGGCTCTTGAGCAAGGGGAATGGCTGGATCAGGTCACCTGGGATGACAAGTCAGAGCGGATTCGGGCCGAACGTCAGCTGAAGCTGGGGGCGCTGGTGCTTCGCCAGGAGGCGCAACCGGCTCCACCGGCCGAGCAGTGCCGAGATCTTCTGCTCAGCCGCTTCAGAGAATCCGGACGGCTGGAGCTGCTGCCCTGGTCAGACAGCTGTGAACAACTGCGTCGACGTCTGGCGCTGGCGCACCGCCACCGAGGGGCTCCATGGCCGAGCCGGGATCGCATCGCACTGATTGAGCATCCCGAGCAGTGGCTGGGGCCCTGCCTGGAAGGATGCCTCAGCTGGCAAGACCTGGATGAACTCAGCCTGCAGGAGGCCCTCTGGGGTGAGCTGAGCTGGGAGCAACGCCAGCAGCTAAATCGGCTGCTGCCCCTGCGCCTGAGCATCCCCTCCGGCCGTGAAGCAACGCTTCGCTACGAGGATGAGGAGGTGGTGCTTGCTGTGAAATTGCAAGAAATGTTCGGCTGCCAGGAAGGGCCGACCGTTCTCGACAACCAGCTGGCGGTGACCATTGAACTGCTCTCTCCCGCCGGTCGCCCCCTACAACGAACCCGCGATCTCAGAGGCTTCTGGCAGGGCAGCTACAGCGACGTACGCCGCGAGATGCGCGGCCGCTATCCCAAACATCCCTGGCCTGACAACCCGCTGGAGGCGACCGCAACAGCCTTCACCAAGCGACGATCTGCTACCAGGAAGTAA
- a CDS encoding chlorophyll a/b-binding protein: MSDNARFGFVNFAETWNGRLAMMGFVIGLGTELLTGQGILSQIGLG; the protein is encoded by the coding sequence ATGTCTGACAACGCACGCTTCGGCTTCGTCAACTTCGCTGAAACCTGGAACGGCCGTCTGGCCATGATGGGCTTCGTCATCGGCCTCGGCACTGAGCTGCTGACCGGCCAGGGCATCCTGTCCCAAATCGGCCTCGGCTGA
- the xseA gene encoding exodeoxyribonuclease VII large subunit: protein MSADRIPSFSVAELNAAVGNLLERGFAPRFLVEATVSRPQLKKGHLWLTLTDGEASISAVAWASQLRQLRYRPEDGDGVTVVGKLNFWAARASLNVQVLDIRPSLSTVLRQFELVRRRLEEAGLLDVTRRRPLPRQPKTLAVLTSVPSSALADMLRTASERWPMTRLLVVPIPVQGSVAARIQEVLGRLAEEASALELDALVLARGGGSREDLAVFDDEDLCRDLAAFPVPVVTGLGHEDDLTVADLVADHRAATPTAAIVALLPDRHVALRELQQQRQRLRDLRSRWLERQHQRLLDRRQALALLTPQRRLQQLRQQLEQRRALLRALSPQRWLKQGLALVSNGQGMAIDGVKGVRKKDTLTLRFQDGSLETVVTQVRPQNSSSTP, encoded by the coding sequence TTGAGCGCTGACCGGATCCCCAGCTTTTCCGTCGCGGAACTCAACGCCGCCGTCGGCAACCTGCTGGAACGGGGCTTTGCTCCGCGCTTCCTGGTTGAAGCGACCGTCTCCAGGCCCCAGCTCAAAAAAGGCCACCTCTGGCTGACCCTCACCGATGGGGAGGCAAGCATCTCGGCAGTGGCGTGGGCATCCCAGCTGCGGCAGCTCCGTTATCGGCCGGAAGACGGCGACGGGGTGACCGTGGTCGGCAAGCTGAATTTCTGGGCTGCACGAGCCAGTCTCAACGTCCAGGTGCTGGACATCCGCCCGAGCCTGAGCACCGTGCTGCGGCAGTTCGAGCTGGTGCGTCGCCGGCTGGAGGAGGCGGGGTTGCTCGATGTCACACGCCGCCGACCGCTTCCGCGGCAACCAAAAACACTGGCGGTCTTGACCAGCGTTCCCAGCTCCGCCTTGGCGGACATGCTTCGTACCGCCTCTGAACGTTGGCCGATGACACGCCTGCTGGTGGTGCCGATCCCAGTTCAAGGCAGCGTGGCAGCGCGAATCCAAGAGGTGCTGGGTCGCCTGGCCGAAGAAGCGAGCGCGCTGGAATTGGACGCCCTGGTGCTGGCCCGCGGGGGCGGCAGCCGCGAAGATCTGGCCGTCTTCGATGACGAAGATCTCTGCCGTGATCTGGCGGCCTTTCCGGTCCCCGTTGTGACGGGGCTCGGCCATGAGGACGACCTGACCGTGGCCGACCTGGTGGCGGATCATCGGGCCGCCACCCCAACTGCCGCCATCGTGGCTCTGCTGCCGGATCGGCATGTGGCGCTGCGGGAGCTGCAGCAGCAGCGCCAACGGCTGCGGGACCTGCGGAGCCGCTGGCTGGAACGCCAGCATCAGCGTCTGTTGGATCGTCGCCAGGCACTGGCCCTGCTGACACCGCAACGAAGGCTTCAACAACTGCGGCAGCAGCTGGAACAGCGCCGCGCCCTGCTGAGGGCCCTGTCGCCTCAGCGCTGGCTGAAGCAGGGGCTTGCACTTGTCAGCAATGGCCAGGGCATGGCCATCGATGGTGTGAAAGGTGTGCGCAAGAAGGACACACTGACCCTCCGCTTCCAAGACGGCAGCCTTGAAACCGTGGTGACCCAGGTGCGTCCACAAAACTCGTCTTCAACGCCATGA
- the xseB gene encoding exodeoxyribonuclease VII small subunit, producing MSQPTDLQAQIETWREDAAGLSYEEALQALDLLLTELQSDTVPLAELQQRVAHGEVYLDHCESLLKSVERAVDTLDPDSLEPTTDA from the coding sequence ATGAGCCAACCCACCGACCTGCAAGCCCAGATCGAAACCTGGCGCGAGGATGCCGCCGGCCTCAGCTACGAAGAGGCCCTGCAAGCCCTCGATCTGCTGCTGACTGAGCTACAAAGCGACACGGTTCCACTGGCTGAGCTGCAGCAGCGTGTTGCGCATGGGGAGGTGTACCTCGACCACTGCGAATCACTACTGAAGTCTGTGGAACGTGCCGTCGACACCCTCGACCCCGACAGCCTTGAACCAACCACCGATGCGTAA
- a CDS encoding DUF2834 domain-containing protein, which yields MRKALPWIYLALAVLGAVLPWKANLEFIAESGGQAFDLSRFVADASSTAAARSLSADLLIGATAVTIWICVEGPRQKIKGWWLAIPLSFGVAFACAAPFFLFLRERQLQAQESELTS from the coding sequence ATGCGTAAAGCTCTCCCCTGGATTTACCTGGCCTTGGCCGTGCTGGGAGCTGTTCTGCCCTGGAAAGCAAACCTGGAGTTCATCGCGGAAAGCGGCGGCCAGGCCTTCGATCTGTCGCGGTTCGTGGCCGATGCCTCCAGCACGGCAGCAGCACGGTCCCTCAGCGCGGATTTGTTGATCGGAGCCACCGCAGTAACGATCTGGATCTGTGTGGAAGGACCACGACAGAAGATCAAAGGCTGGTGGCTGGCGATCCCCCTGAGCTTTGGCGTTGCCTTCGCCTGCGCAGCTCCGTTTTTCCTGTTCCTGCGCGAACGTCAATTGCAGGCTCAGGAATCCGAGTTGACCTCCTGA
- a CDS encoding YihY/virulence factor BrkB family protein, which translates to MSRRSRFRWIVVSLWRAGQRWVSHECVDLSAAFAYFTLQSIFPLLLIALAVVANVIGKAESLDYLFASLSPVLPPSALDLVETTLRGLVDQGFGAGLFGVVVLLVTASNAFLTLQRGADRLWEEWMPSPAQSQSFSFQVIQFIRSRLEAFMIVLLLTSLLLVEQLVVGFRQLPDELLATLQQFAPELSLLLLTGPVTRLGQILVPTLFLSLLALLLQRVLPSRRVPLRPLIPGSLLIGFSLTILNSVLSLSIISLGNRYQAYGVIGGVLVLTLWVWLVGLILYFGQCWSVELSLRLRQPDQGQPNLTSA; encoded by the coding sequence TTGAGTCGACGTTCTCGCTTTCGCTGGATTGTCGTCAGTCTCTGGCGAGCGGGTCAGCGTTGGGTGAGTCATGAATGTGTTGATCTCAGTGCTGCGTTTGCATATTTCACGCTGCAATCAATTTTCCCGCTGTTACTGATTGCTCTTGCTGTCGTGGCCAATGTCATCGGTAAGGCTGAAAGTCTTGATTATCTTTTTGCCAGTCTGTCGCCTGTCTTGCCTCCATCGGCGCTCGACCTGGTGGAAACCACATTGCGGGGCCTGGTGGACCAGGGATTCGGAGCAGGTTTGTTCGGTGTTGTTGTTCTTCTGGTTACCGCGAGTAATGCATTTTTGACCCTTCAGCGTGGCGCTGACCGATTGTGGGAGGAGTGGATGCCATCCCCCGCGCAGTCACAATCGTTCTCTTTTCAGGTAATTCAGTTCATCCGTAGTCGTCTGGAAGCATTCATGATTGTGTTGTTGCTGACATCTCTACTCCTGGTGGAGCAGCTGGTTGTGGGCTTTCGCCAGCTGCCGGATGAATTGCTTGCCACCCTTCAGCAATTCGCGCCTGAGTTGTCACTGTTACTGCTGACGGGGCCAGTGACACGACTCGGACAGATCCTCGTTCCAACCCTGTTTCTGTCGTTGTTGGCGCTTTTGCTTCAGCGCGTTCTTCCTAGCCGTCGCGTTCCATTGAGGCCACTGATCCCCGGCTCTTTGTTGATCGGATTCAGTCTCACGATCCTGAACAGTGTTCTCAGTCTCAGTATTATTTCCCTGGGCAATCGCTACCAGGCCTATGGCGTGATTGGTGGTGTTTTGGTCTTAACGCTATGGGTCTGGCTGGTGGGATTGATTTTGTATTTTGGCCAATGTTGGAGTGTTGAATTGAGCCTGAGATTACGTCAGCCTGATCAGGGACAACCAAACCTCACATCTGCTTGA